In a genomic window of Chryseobacterium sp. G0162:
- a CDS encoding helix-turn-helix domain-containing protein — MEQITYLETTQFDLDFINHVRNIRKAKKLSKDQLSLKMGLAKSFVSNVESLTQRHKYSTRHITLLCKAFDFKNISDLMNFPTPKNDKIKVTIRQKMNDTNTKVVSSEVVKIEVI; from the coding sequence ATGGAACAAATTACTTATTTAGAAACAACACAATTCGATTTGGATTTTATTAATCACGTAAGAAACATTCGCAAAGCAAAAAAACTAAGCAAAGATCAGCTTAGCCTAAAAATGGGTTTGGCCAAAAGTTTTGTTAGTAATGTGGAGTCATTAACACAGCGACATAAATATTCTACTCGTCATATAACATTACTTTGTAAAGCCTTTGATTTTAAAAATATTTCAGATTTAATGAATTTTCCTACTCCTAAGAATGATAAAATTAAAGTTACAATTAGACAGAAGATGAATGATACAAATACAAAAGTGGTTAGTAGTGAGGTAGTAAAAATCGAAGTTATTTAA